From the Arctopsyche grandis isolate Sample6627 chromosome 11, ASM5162203v2, whole genome shotgun sequence genome, one window contains:
- the LOC143918851 gene encoding uncharacterized protein LOC143918851: MSPNYKPLFLLTILVSVSIQIGDTYTMSRNNNEDHIEEVSTEKLEQVTTDQNIPDITEQKRPLTGETQSLPEEKSYLSIFDVPKQTSHEQYIKNSRLTKRHTCTPHICRRYSCYRPYYSDVVCWYIERICCACDSNCYTAVHNNPSTEKIHTKINPEKTTQAPANIPTQQPDEITTVTYYVPLEIDFETEFFNTTTGISLKPVPPLRPDSILPPPIFHGSNLKPENP, translated from the coding sequence ATGTCTCCAAACTACAAACCGCTATTCTTACTGACGATACTAGTCTCGGTATCAATCCAAATAGGCGATACTTACACAATGTCAAGAAATAACAATGAAGATCATATCGAAGAAGTTTCTACAGAAAAATTAGAACAAGTTACTACGGACCAAAACATACCAGATATTACAGAACAAAAGCGTCCCCTTACAGGTGAAACTCAATCTTTGCCAGAAGAAAAAAGCTACCTGAGCATCTTCGATGTACCAAAACAGACATCACACGAACaatatatcaaaaattcaaGATTAACCAAGCGCCATACATGTACACCGCATATTTGTAGGAGATATTCGTGTTATCGACCTTATTATAGCGATGTGGTATGCTGGTATATTGAAAGAATTTGTTGCGCTTGTGATTCAAATTGCTATACTGCGGTACATAATAATCCATCTACTGAGAAAATTCACACTAAAATAAATCCCGAAAAGACAACCCAAGCACCTGCAAACATACCAACACAACAACCGGATGAAATTACGACTGTCACTTACTATGTTCCACTCGAAATAGACTTCGAAACAGAATTCTTCAACACCACCACCGGTATATCCTTGAAACCAGTTCCACCACTGAGACCAGATTCTATACTTCCACCGCCCATTTTTCATGGTTCGAATTTGAAACCCGAAAACCCATAA
- the LOC143918962 gene encoding uncharacterized protein LOC143918962, which produces MSSKSKLLILFVVLVSGWIRSGQTEVQPLPRWLRPNHLANFGRPEGYVQEVPNDETGLHTLKRRQANNNQIKGPPTYNWVRKGYYFPISVGLSPRWVVLTKTEKPQVSFDKPRIGGVDDYPEEQIWGVEDAKSPNNNIPVLKVDFDKEYFNTLTGISLEPVKPLRPNSKPPPTIFHGSNAKPENSDEIPPMVYPEQSPKASENSSCDSAKIFCCNRGLNIRDLDRCYTQKGCPGPFMENPCLKNGTK; this is translated from the coding sequence ATGTCTTCGAAAtctaaattgttaattttatttgttgttCTGGTGTCGGGTTGGATCAGATCGGGCCAAACCGAAGTTCAGCCATTGCCAAGATGGCTTCGACCAAATCATCTCGCAAACTTTGGAAGACCGGAAGGTTATGTCCAAGAAGTACCAAATGATGAAACTGGATTACACACGTTGAAGCGCAGACAGGCGAATAATAACCAGATTAAAGGCCCACCAACGTACAATTGGGTGCGGAAGGGTTATTATTTTCCGATTTCTGTAGGTTTGAGTCCACGATGGGTGGTGTTGACGAAAACTGAAAAACCTCAGGTATCTTTCGACAAACCGCGTATCGGTGGTGTGGACGATTATCCCGAAGAGCAAATCTGGGGTGTTGAAGATGCAAAGTCACCTAATAACAATATTCCTGTTTTGAAGGTTGATTTCGataaggaatatttcaatacacttaCTGGTATATCGTTGGAGCCAGTGAAACCTTTGAGGCCTAACTCCAAACCCCCACCGACCATTTTCCACGGTTCAAATGCAAAACCTGAAAATTCTGACGAAATCCCACCTATGGTATATCCCGAACAAAGTCCGAAAGCATCAGAAAATTCGTCTTGCGATAGTGCAAAAATCTTCTGTTGCAACAGAGGTCTCAATATTCGAGACCTCGACCGGTGCTACACACAAAAGGGTTGTCCAGGACCGTTCATGGAAAACCCATGTTTAAAAAATGGAACCAAGTAA